Proteins from a genomic interval of Nautilia sp. PV-1:
- a CDS encoding HIT domain-containing protein, which yields MERLYAPWRREYHVKKQTGCVFCDIANTPEKDEENQVFYRDEICFFVMNRFPYNPGHFMIIPLRHVSNYEDLNEKEVCHIAKMAQTGCKILKDFGAHGINMGWNLGFDAGAGIPDHIHLQIVPRFKRDTNLMTTVFDTRVYSADFDKIYEEIKTIANKYLK from the coding sequence ATGGAAAGACTTTATGCTCCCTGGAGAAGAGAATATCACGTCAAAAAACAGACAGGATGTGTTTTTTGCGATATAGCAAACACGCCTGAAAAAGATGAAGAAAACCAGGTTTTTTACAGGGATGAAATATGTTTTTTCGTAATGAACAGATTTCCTTATAATCCCGGACATTTTATGATTATACCTTTAAGACACGTATCAAACTATGAGGATTTAAACGAAAAAGAAGTCTGCCATATAGCAAAAATGGCTCAGACAGGCTGTAAAATATTAAAAGATTTCGGCGCTCACGGTATTAATATGGGATGGAATTTAGGTTTTGACGCGGGTGCAGGGATACCGGATCATATACATTTGCAGATAGTTCCGAGATTTAAACGTGATACGAATCTGATGACTACGGTTTTTGATACCAGGGTTTACAGTGCGGATTTTGACAAGATATATGAAGAAATTAAAACGATAGCGAATAAATATCTGAAATAG
- a CDS encoding alkylphosphonate utilization protein, which yields MNEKEIFDRAGSKCELCESDNSLSVYEVYKSEDNDGYALLCETCLSQIESQNYDENHFNCLNNAMWSEVPAVKILSYKIWQALGRSDMTDMMYLTDEEMAIANKTEEVVKDSNGNILKAGDSVSVIKDLEVKGAGKTIKRGTVVKNIRMCDVDGHVSCKVDGIGQVYLKTEFLKKI from the coding sequence ATGAACGAAAAAGAAATATTTGACAGAGCCGGAAGCAAATGTGAACTATGCGAAAGCGACAACAGCCTTTCGGTTTATGAAGTATATAAAAGCGAAGATAACGACGGGTACGCCCTGCTCTGCGAAACATGTTTGAGTCAGATCGAATCGCAAAATTACGATGAAAATCATTTTAACTGTTTAAACAACGCAATGTGGAGTGAAGTTCCGGCTGTTAAAATTTTAAGTTATAAAATTTGGCAGGCGCTTGGAAGAAGCGATATGACGGATATGATGTATTTAACCGATGAAGAAATGGCAATAGCGAACAAAACTGAAGAAGTTGTAAAAGATTCAAACGGAAACATTCTAAAAGCCGGTGACAGTGTAAGCGTAATTAAAGATCTTGAAGTAAAAGGTGCCGGTAAAACAATCAAAAGAGGTACTGTAGTTAAAAATATCAGAATGTGTGATGTTGATGGACATGTTTCATGTAAAGTAGACGGTATCGGTCAGGTTTATTTAAAAACAGAATTTCTTAAAAAGATCTGA
- a CDS encoding DUF72 domain-containing protein yields the protein MVYIGTSGYYYQNWVGEFYPPSIMKYHYFDYYANHFNSLELNSTFYRFPKIQTMRSWKYKLKNYPEFKLSVKVSRNITHKNRLKDTDLMKDFINNVSVLGDKLGVILLQLPPSLKYDILLLEEFVRCLDDNFKFAIEFRNGSWYRLETYTLLKNKNIALVWHDYRQEIVYEKTADFIYVRLHGSNGKYRGSYPQEFFITLKEKINNTLSYVYFNNTDDNSAFKDALRLQELLE from the coding sequence ATGGTTTATATAGGCACAAGCGGCTATTATTATCAAAACTGGGTAGGGGAATTTTATCCCCCTTCTATAATGAAATATCACTATTTCGATTATTACGCCAATCATTTCAATTCGTTAGAGTTAAACTCCACTTTTTACCGTTTTCCCAAAATTCAGACAATGAGATCTTGGAAATATAAATTAAAAAATTATCCGGAATTTAAACTCTCGGTAAAAGTCAGCAGAAACATCACCCATAAAAACAGATTAAAAGACACTGACTTAATGAAAGACTTTATCAATAATGTTTCTGTGCTTGGTGATAAACTTGGTGTAATATTACTTCAGCTGCCTCCGAGTCTGAAATACGATATATTGCTTTTGGAAGAATTTGTGCGTTGTCTTGACGACAATTTTAAATTTGCCATAGAATTCAGAAACGGCAGCTGGTACAGGCTTGAAACATATACATTGCTAAAAAATAAAAACATAGCTTTGGTCTGGCATGATTACAGACAGGAAATAGTTTACGAAAAAACCGCTGATTTTATTTATGTCAGACTTCACGGCTCAAACGGAAAATACAGAGGCAGTTATCCGCAAGAGTTTTTTATTACATTAAAAGAAAAAATAAACAACACACTCAGCTATGTCTATTTTAACAATACGGATGATAACAGTGCGTTTAAAGACGCTTTGAGACTGCAAGAGCTTTTAGAATAA
- a CDS encoding TRAP transporter large permease subunit produces the protein MTGLILFAVAFILLMLGIPVAFAFGASAVFAAWIDPNVGLQVFGLLPYRIFGRMDNVILMAVPLFIFMGLILEKSKIAEKMLESIGELFGPVRGGLAIAIVIVGAILAATMGIVAASVVMMTTISLPVMLKHGYSPRLAGGVIAASGTLGQLIPPSIVLIILGAVMNISVGDLFKAAVIPGLIVVCLYIMYILILSFFKPEIAPAIKTDKPYSQILIEAVKSLVAPAILIAIVLGSVFTGFATPTESAAVGALGSIILAVFYGTFSWDLLKYAAKETVTMTGMIFMILIGAAAFSLVFNESGAGDIVTSFFTDDISSKYIFIFFAMSLIFILGFFVDFIEITFIIIPILLPIVQEFNIDPLWFALLIAINLQTSFLTPPFGFSLFFLKGAAGNKIQTKDLYIGIIPFILFQIITLLIIFFFPHLVEMLVK, from the coding sequence ATGACGGGGTTAATATTATTTGCGGTTGCTTTTATTTTGTTAATGCTGGGTATACCGGTTGCTTTTGCATTTGGTGCAAGCGCGGTTTTTGCCGCCTGGATTGATCCTAACGTCGGTCTTCAGGTTTTCGGTCTTCTTCCTTACAGAATATTCGGAAGGATGGACAACGTAATTTTAATGGCTGTTCCTTTGTTTATTTTTATGGGGCTTATTCTGGAAAAAAGCAAAATAGCCGAAAAAATGCTTGAATCGATAGGGGAGCTTTTCGGACCTGTCAGAGGAGGGCTTGCGATAGCCATTGTTATTGTGGGTGCCATTCTGGCTGCCACTATGGGTATTGTTGCTGCCAGTGTTGTTATGATGACTACTATTTCGCTTCCGGTTATGTTAAAACACGGATATTCTCCTAGACTTGCAGGTGGAGTTATTGCAGCAAGCGGTACGCTAGGACAGCTAATTCCTCCTAGTATTGTTTTGATTATTTTGGGTGCGGTTATGAATATCAGTGTAGGAGATTTGTTTAAAGCCGCCGTTATTCCGGGACTGATTGTTGTATGTTTATATATTATGTATATACTTATACTTTCATTTTTTAAACCTGAAATTGCTCCGGCAATTAAAACCGACAAACCATATTCCCAGATTCTTATAGAAGCTGTTAAATCCCTTGTGGCTCCCGCTATTTTAATAGCTATAGTATTGGGGAGTGTGTTTACAGGATTTGCAACACCAACGGAATCAGCCGCAGTCGGTGCGTTAGGCTCTATTATTCTGGCTGTTTTTTACGGCACGTTTAGCTGGGATTTGCTTAAATATGCCGCAAAAGAAACAGTTACGATGACGGGCATGATTTTTATGATTTTAATCGGTGCGGCCGCATTTTCTCTCGTATTTAACGAATCAGGAGCAGGGGATATCGTAACCTCTTTCTTTACGGACGATATATCAAGCAAATATATTTTTATTTTCTTTGCTATGTCTCTGATTTTTATATTAGGATTTTTTGTAGACTTTATTGAAATCACATTTATTATTATTCCTATACTTCTTCCGATTGTACAGGAGTTTAATATAGATCCGTTATGGTTTGCTCTGTTAATTGCGATTAACTTGCAGACTTCGTTTTTAACTCCGCCTTTTGGATTCAGTCTTTTCTTTTTAAAAGGCGCGGCAGGCAATAAAATACAGACAAAAGACCTGTATATTGGGATTATTCCGTTTATATTGTTCCAGATTATTACACTGCTGATAATTTTCTTCTTTCCGCATTTAGTGGAGATGTTAGTTAAATAA
- a CDS encoding TRAP transporter small permease subunit codes for MCENVYKFTDKFMNLFFNLTMPLSNHIDLAIFGAFVFVLVLSFVPKTDLFIEKLTKFFMILASIALIILTLIVSYDVIARKLFHGGSIALQELEWHLYDLTFLFAIAYTMSRDKHVRVDIFYDRFSVKTKAIIQIITVLFFVVPFATLIIAEAIPFVQMSYAMHEQSGDPGGLGCRWIIKSTMIIGFVLVLLQSISELKKAYYKLRHSKG; via the coding sequence ATGTGTGAAAATGTTTATAAATTTACCGATAAATTTATGAATCTGTTTTTTAATCTGACAATGCCTCTTAGCAATCACATAGATTTAGCTATTTTCGGGGCGTTTGTTTTTGTTTTAGTTCTTTCTTTTGTTCCGAAAACGGATCTTTTTATAGAAAAGCTTACTAAGTTTTTTATGATTCTTGCTTCAATCGCATTAATCATACTGACATTAATAGTCAGTTACGACGTTATAGCAAGAAAACTTTTTCATGGCGGAAGTATTGCGCTGCAGGAGCTTGAATGGCACCTGTATGATTTGACTTTTTTATTTGCGATAGCTTATACAATGAGCAGGGACAAACATGTCAGAGTCGATATTTTTTATGACAGATTTTCCGTTAAAACAAAAGCGATTATTCAGATTATAACCGTTTTGTTTTTCGTAGTGCCTTTTGCAACGCTTATTATTGCGGAAGCCATACCTTTCGTACAGATGAGTTATGCAATGCATGAACAGTCCGGCGATCCGGGCGGTCTCGGGTGCAGATGGATTATAAAAAGTACTATGATTATAGGGTTTGTACTTGTTCTGCTTCAAAGTATTTCTGAATTAAAAAAAGCATATTATAAACTTAGACATTCAAAAGGATAA
- a CDS encoding UDP-N-acetylmuramoyl-tripeptide--D-alanyl-D-alanine ligase: protein MYELFGLIVNFITAYILGFYIITVLQWYNYKISRIIFHFHKPLWHLLYFVIPIVTYIAAYKFFWIYLFFGLIPSLLIWQRRVKGLNVTQRVKRFFIYLGLFETLNLVFLNKLHYNPGIGVLAVLICAVAASEITEYILFLKFKSQAKEKLSKINPKIVAITASYGKTSIKNYLYQIIKDSFRVYKTPRSVNTIKGIVKDINVDMPENVEIYIAEAGAREKGDILEIVKFLENEYSILGKIGPQHIEYFKTLDNIKKTKLEIFQTPKLKKGFSYEVPYNEKVEVIKDKIKNIKATLDGIKWDVEIGGRLYSFECGILGGFNAVNVTLAVFQALELGLSIEEIQNKVLKLESVPHRLQKIEVGGKIIIDDSFNGNLEGMLESYDLVSRYEGKKVLVTPGIVEATEKQNIKLAKKIDQVFDLVILTGNINKKTLCNNITRADKIVLKTKKDLEKILAENTKAGDLILFSNDTPEYL from the coding sequence ATGTATGAACTTTTTGGATTAATAGTCAATTTTATAACCGCTTATATTTTAGGATTTTATATTATAACCGTATTGCAGTGGTACAACTATAAAATCAGCAGGATAATATTTCATTTTCATAAGCCGCTGTGGCATCTGCTGTATTTTGTAATTCCGATAGTTACATATATTGCGGCATATAAGTTTTTTTGGATATATCTGTTTTTCGGTTTGATCCCTTCGCTTCTGATATGGCAAAGACGCGTAAAAGGATTAAACGTTACACAAAGAGTGAAAAGGTTTTTTATATATTTAGGTCTTTTTGAAACACTCAATCTGGTATTTTTAAACAAGCTTCATTACAATCCCGGAATAGGGGTGCTGGCCGTACTTATATGTGCTGTAGCGGCTTCCGAAATTACCGAATATATTCTGTTTTTAAAATTCAAATCCCAGGCAAAAGAAAAACTCTCCAAAATAAATCCAAAAATTGTTGCGATTACTGCAAGCTATGGAAAAACATCTATCAAAAATTATCTTTATCAGATTATAAAAGACAGTTTCAGGGTGTATAAAACTCCGAGAAGCGTTAACACCATAAAAGGTATTGTTAAAGACATAAACGTAGATATGCCCGAAAATGTTGAGATATATATAGCTGAGGCCGGTGCAAGGGAAAAGGGCGATATTTTGGAAATCGTTAAATTTTTGGAAAATGAATATTCAATTTTAGGCAAAATTGGTCCGCAGCATATAGAATATTTTAAAACGCTTGATAATATTAAAAAAACAAAATTAGAGATTTTTCAGACTCCTAAACTCAAAAAAGGTTTTTCATATGAAGTCCCTTATAACGAAAAGGTAGAAGTTATAAAAGATAAAATTAAAAACATAAAAGCAACTTTGGACGGTATAAAATGGGATGTTGAAATCGGAGGCAGGTTATATTCTTTTGAATGTGGCATATTAGGCGGATTTAATGCCGTAAACGTAACACTTGCAGTATTTCAGGCTTTAGAATTAGGGCTTAGTATTGAAGAAATACAAAATAAAGTGCTAAAATTAGAATCAGTGCCTCACCGACTCCAAAAAATAGAAGTCGGAGGTAAAATTATTATTGACGACAGTTTTAACGGAAATCTGGAGGGAATGCTTGAGTCTTACGATTTGGTTAGCCGGTATGAAGGTAAAAAAGTTCTTGTTACGCCGGGAATAGTTGAAGCAACGGAAAAACAGAATATTAAACTGGCTAAAAAAATAGACCAGGTTTTTGATCTGGTGATTTTAACGGGGAATATAAATAAAAAAACTCTTTGCAACAATATTACAAGAGCAGATAAAATTGTATTGAAGACTAAGAAAGATTTGGAAAAAATCTTAGCCGAAAACACAAAAGCGGGGGATTTAATACTGTTTAGCAATGATACTCCTGAATATCTTTAA
- a CDS encoding acylphosphatase, producing MTYRFIVSGRVQGVWYRKFIQQNAKKAGFKGYVKNLPDGTVEAVADIENEEKLKEFLNILKEGSPYSEVKDIEVEPLQDQNFDDFEIRY from the coding sequence ATGACTTACAGATTTATAGTTTCAGGAAGGGTACAGGGAGTCTGGTATAGAAAATTTATACAGCAGAATGCCAAAAAAGCCGGCTTTAAGGGATATGTGAAAAATCTGCCCGACGGAACGGTTGAAGCCGTTGCTGACATCGAAAACGAAGAGAAATTAAAAGAGTTTTTAAATATTTTAAAAGAGGGCTCTCCTTACAGCGAAGTAAAAGATATAGAAGTTGAACCGTTACAGGACCAGAACTTTGATGATTTTGAAATAAGGTATTAA
- a CDS encoding D-alanine--D-alanine ligase, whose amino-acid sequence MKFAVLFGGNSFEHEISIVSAITLKEKIKQHELDFIFIDQDRDLYLIEKKDMKSKYFSSGEYKKSQKVEFAKGGFRYFKGFIKKEYYVNYDAVINLIHGRDGEDGKLAGILEFFEIKAVTPNTEASAISYNKVLTKAYAKEMGVEVIDYEIIDSPSTKFDFPVIIKPARLGSSIGVSIARNSEELTYAFDVAKEFDDLIIAEPFIEGINEYNIAGFLTENGFVFSKIEKVTKKEYLDFEKKYMDFSRKETEFKEVDKSIEASIKAAFEKIYNTTFRNALIRCDFFEKDGTVYLNEINPIPGSLANYLFDDFDSVLIELAKNIKTEEKITIDYQYINKIQMAKGK is encoded by the coding sequence ATGAAGTTTGCGGTGTTATTCGGAGGAAACAGTTTTGAACATGAGATTTCAATCGTAAGCGCTATTACGCTAAAAGAAAAAATAAAACAGCACGAACTCGATTTTATATTTATCGATCAGGACAGGGATTTATATTTAATTGAAAAAAAAGATATGAAAAGCAAATATTTTTCAAGCGGAGAATATAAAAAATCTCAAAAAGTCGAGTTTGCAAAAGGCGGATTCAGATATTTTAAAGGCTTTATAAAGAAAGAATATTATGTTAATTATGATGCAGTGATAAACCTTATCCACGGAAGGGACGGTGAAGACGGCAAACTGGCCGGGATACTTGAGTTTTTTGAAATTAAAGCCGTTACTCCAAACACGGAAGCTTCGGCCATCAGTTATAATAAAGTTTTGACGAAAGCTTATGCAAAGGAAATGGGAGTAGAGGTTATAGATTATGAAATAATAGACAGTCCGTCAACCAAATTCGATTTTCCTGTGATTATAAAGCCTGCAAGACTCGGAAGCAGTATCGGAGTAAGTATCGCAAGAAACAGCGAAGAGCTTACATATGCTTTTGACGTTGCTAAAGAATTTGACGATCTGATTATTGCAGAGCCTTTTATTGAGGGCATAAACGAATACAACATTGCCGGATTTTTAACTGAAAACGGATTTGTTTTCTCAAAAATAGAAAAGGTTACGAAAAAAGAATATCTTGACTTTGAAAAAAAATATATGGATTTCAGCAGAAAAGAGACGGAATTTAAAGAGGTAGATAAAAGTATTGAAGCAAGCATTAAAGCCGCTTTTGAAAAAATATACAATACGACTTTCCGAAATGCGTTAATCAGATGTGATTTTTTTGAAAAGGACGGGACTGTTTATCTGAATGAAATTAATCCGATACCGGGAAGTCTTGCCAACTATCTTTTTGATGATTTTGATTCCGTTTTGATAGAACTGGCAAAAAATATTAAAACCGAAGAAAAAATAACTATAGATTATCAATATATAAACAAGATACAAATGGCAAAAGGAAAGTGA